One region of Osmia lignaria lignaria isolate PbOS001 chromosome 7, iyOsmLign1, whole genome shotgun sequence genomic DNA includes:
- the T48 gene encoding FU domain-containing protein T48 isoform X3 yields MGRVCKETKYAFGFTGSQVAILVGIFSGATICIFIILCGAIIIQRRKKNATTLIQHFEDSIERREFLKHLTILRKEGNTFLSMLNDTRRQVRELYYSRNNGHSAVGIQAYRPVLRDLARILVLINRKDERILIPPDDWQRLFSWAHRLLKQYKKHSSPEVTQLVTFLQQPRVSVPLASSQQVKISQSPQPYEHRNTPTSLTTFQANAPLSTFQASDKSSISPVSSSLGYIKDSPMNSSLEQNSSGIYDEKLSPNESSIEQTTPLVYNNQDQIKELAISTFNHTYNNGTTLTESTCAIDEFETNELNHELNLQWEFQSTAEATNYTILSDWSSIHEYFIDDFTILGFRPQDEITTEL; encoded by the exons ATGGGCAGAGTTTGTAAAGAAACCAAATACGCGTTTGGTTTTACTGGTAGTCAAGTAGCCATTTTAGTAGGAATTTTTTCTGGTGCaactatatgtatattcatTATCCTTTGTGGAGCAATAATTAtacagagaagaaaaaaaaatgctaCTACATTAATTCAACACTTTGAAGATAG TATAGAGAGAAGAGAATTCTTAAAACATTTGACAATACTTAGGAAAGAAGGTAATACATTTCTTTCTATGCTCAATGATACCAGAAGACAAGTTCGAGAATTATATTATTCAAGAAACAACGGACATAGTGCTGTTGGAATACAAGCATATAG ACCAGTTCTGCGTGATTTGGCAAGAATATTAGTTCTTATTAACAGAAAAGATGAAAGAATACTTATTCCACCAGATGATTGGCAAAGACTTTTTTCATGGGCACACAGACTTTTAAAACAATACAAAAAGCATAGTTCTCCTGAA GTGACTCAGCTTGTGACATTCTTGCAACAACCAAGAGTATCTGTTCCATTAGCTTCATCGCAGCAAGTAAAAATCTCACAATCGCCTCAGCCCTATGAACACAGGAACACTCCAACTAGTTTGACTACGTTTCAAGCTAATGCACCACTCTCAACATTTCAAGCAAGCGACAAATCAAGTATTAGTCCTGTAAGCTCCAGTTTAGGATACATAAAAGATAGCCCAATGAATTCTAGTCTTGAACAAAATAGTTCTGGAATATATGATGAAAAACTTAGTCCAAATGAATCTAGTATAGAACAAACAACTCCATTAGTATATAATAATCAGGATCAAATAAAAGAACTTGCCATTTCAACTTTTAATCATACTTACAATAATGGTACTACTCTAACGGAATCTACTTGTGCAATAGATGAGTTCGAGACAAATGAACTTAATCATGAATTGAATCTTCAATGGGAATTTCAAAGCACTGCAGAAGCTACTAATTACACTATTTTATCTGATTGGTCATCTAttcatgaatatttcattgatGATTTTACAATTCTGGGTTTTCGCCCTCAGGATGAAATAACCACAGAActataa
- the T48 gene encoding FU domain-containing protein T48 isoform X1, giving the protein MRRTLFHECVEEPSGCKRCRDGICAKCAVFLHQGNCVNTCPPGHIADWSTKDEYMGRVCKETKYAFGFTGSQVAILVGIFSGATICIFIILCGAIIIQRRKKNATTLIQHFEDSIERREFLKHLTILRKEGNTFLSMLNDTRRQVRELYYSRNNGHSAVGIQAYRPVLRDLARILVLINRKDERILIPPDDWQRLFSWAHRLLKQYKKHSSPEVTQLVTFLQQPRVSVPLASSQQVKISQSPQPYEHRNTPTSLTTFQANAPLSTFQASDKSSISPVSSSLGYIKDSPMNSSLEQNSSGIYDEKLSPNESSIEQTTPLVYNNQDQIKELAISTFNHTYNNGTTLTESTCAIDEFETNELNHELNLQWEFQSTAEATNYTILSDWSSIHEYFIDDFTILGFRPQDEITTEL; this is encoded by the exons ATGCGCCGCACCTTGTTTCATG AATGCGTCGAAGAGCCAAGTGGATGCAAAAGATGCAGAGATGGAATATGTGCAAAATGTGCAGTTTTTTTACATCAGGGAAATTGTGTAAATACTTGTCCACCAGGTCATATTGCAGATTGGTCAACTAAAGATGAATATATGGGCAGAGTTTGTAAAGAAACCAAATACGCGTTTGGTTTTACTGGTAGTCAAGTAGCCATTTTAGTAGGAATTTTTTCTGGTGCaactatatgtatattcatTATCCTTTGTGGAGCAATAATTAtacagagaagaaaaaaaaatgctaCTACATTAATTCAACACTTTGAAGATAG TATAGAGAGAAGAGAATTCTTAAAACATTTGACAATACTTAGGAAAGAAGGTAATACATTTCTTTCTATGCTCAATGATACCAGAAGACAAGTTCGAGAATTATATTATTCAAGAAACAACGGACATAGTGCTGTTGGAATACAAGCATATAG ACCAGTTCTGCGTGATTTGGCAAGAATATTAGTTCTTATTAACAGAAAAGATGAAAGAATACTTATTCCACCAGATGATTGGCAAAGACTTTTTTCATGGGCACACAGACTTTTAAAACAATACAAAAAGCATAGTTCTCCTGAA GTGACTCAGCTTGTGACATTCTTGCAACAACCAAGAGTATCTGTTCCATTAGCTTCATCGCAGCAAGTAAAAATCTCACAATCGCCTCAGCCCTATGAACACAGGAACACTCCAACTAGTTTGACTACGTTTCAAGCTAATGCACCACTCTCAACATTTCAAGCAAGCGACAAATCAAGTATTAGTCCTGTAAGCTCCAGTTTAGGATACATAAAAGATAGCCCAATGAATTCTAGTCTTGAACAAAATAGTTCTGGAATATATGATGAAAAACTTAGTCCAAATGAATCTAGTATAGAACAAACAACTCCATTAGTATATAATAATCAGGATCAAATAAAAGAACTTGCCATTTCAACTTTTAATCATACTTACAATAATGGTACTACTCTAACGGAATCTACTTGTGCAATAGATGAGTTCGAGACAAATGAACTTAATCATGAATTGAATCTTCAATGGGAATTTCAAAGCACTGCAGAAGCTACTAATTACACTATTTTATCTGATTGGTCATCTAttcatgaatatttcattgatGATTTTACAATTCTGGGTTTTCGCCCTCAGGATGAAATAACCACAGAActataa
- the T48 gene encoding FU domain-containing protein T48 isoform X2 has protein sequence MKYIECVEEPSGCKRCRDGICAKCAVFLHQGNCVNTCPPGHIADWSTKDEYMGRVCKETKYAFGFTGSQVAILVGIFSGATICIFIILCGAIIIQRRKKNATTLIQHFEDSIERREFLKHLTILRKEGNTFLSMLNDTRRQVRELYYSRNNGHSAVGIQAYRPVLRDLARILVLINRKDERILIPPDDWQRLFSWAHRLLKQYKKHSSPEVTQLVTFLQQPRVSVPLASSQQVKISQSPQPYEHRNTPTSLTTFQANAPLSTFQASDKSSISPVSSSLGYIKDSPMNSSLEQNSSGIYDEKLSPNESSIEQTTPLVYNNQDQIKELAISTFNHTYNNGTTLTESTCAIDEFETNELNHELNLQWEFQSTAEATNYTILSDWSSIHEYFIDDFTILGFRPQDEITTEL, from the exons ATGAAATACATAG AATGCGTCGAAGAGCCAAGTGGATGCAAAAGATGCAGAGATGGAATATGTGCAAAATGTGCAGTTTTTTTACATCAGGGAAATTGTGTAAATACTTGTCCACCAGGTCATATTGCAGATTGGTCAACTAAAGATGAATATATGGGCAGAGTTTGTAAAGAAACCAAATACGCGTTTGGTTTTACTGGTAGTCAAGTAGCCATTTTAGTAGGAATTTTTTCTGGTGCaactatatgtatattcatTATCCTTTGTGGAGCAATAATTAtacagagaagaaaaaaaaatgctaCTACATTAATTCAACACTTTGAAGATAG TATAGAGAGAAGAGAATTCTTAAAACATTTGACAATACTTAGGAAAGAAGGTAATACATTTCTTTCTATGCTCAATGATACCAGAAGACAAGTTCGAGAATTATATTATTCAAGAAACAACGGACATAGTGCTGTTGGAATACAAGCATATAG ACCAGTTCTGCGTGATTTGGCAAGAATATTAGTTCTTATTAACAGAAAAGATGAAAGAATACTTATTCCACCAGATGATTGGCAAAGACTTTTTTCATGGGCACACAGACTTTTAAAACAATACAAAAAGCATAGTTCTCCTGAA GTGACTCAGCTTGTGACATTCTTGCAACAACCAAGAGTATCTGTTCCATTAGCTTCATCGCAGCAAGTAAAAATCTCACAATCGCCTCAGCCCTATGAACACAGGAACACTCCAACTAGTTTGACTACGTTTCAAGCTAATGCACCACTCTCAACATTTCAAGCAAGCGACAAATCAAGTATTAGTCCTGTAAGCTCCAGTTTAGGATACATAAAAGATAGCCCAATGAATTCTAGTCTTGAACAAAATAGTTCTGGAATATATGATGAAAAACTTAGTCCAAATGAATCTAGTATAGAACAAACAACTCCATTAGTATATAATAATCAGGATCAAATAAAAGAACTTGCCATTTCAACTTTTAATCATACTTACAATAATGGTACTACTCTAACGGAATCTACTTGTGCAATAGATGAGTTCGAGACAAATGAACTTAATCATGAATTGAATCTTCAATGGGAATTTCAAAGCACTGCAGAAGCTACTAATTACACTATTTTATCTGATTGGTCATCTAttcatgaatatttcattgatGATTTTACAATTCTGGGTTTTCGCCCTCAGGATGAAATAACCACAGAActataa